The Rhodobacter sp. 24-YEA-8 DNA segment CTCGACAAAACCTCGGGCGGCGATCTTGTTTACGGGGGCCAGATCGGCCCGAATTTCTATGGTGTCTTCTTTCTAGCCCCGTCGAATGGCGCGCAGCTGATGTTGCAGGGCGTCAATGGCTGGTCGGAAAACAAGACCGAAATGCTGATTTGCACGGAGGCCACGGGCTGATGGATATTCTGAATGCCTTCGTGGCTTTTGCCAATTTCATATTGGTGCCGGGGCTGACCTATGGCAGCCAGCTGGCGCTTGGCGCGCTCGGGGTCTCGCTGGTTTTCGCGGTACTGAGGTTTTCGAATTTCGCGCATGGCGATACGATGGCGCTTGGCACGGTGATGGCGATCCTTTTCACCTGGATGCTGCAAAGCTGGGGCGTCTCGGCCGGCCCGCTGCCGACAGCACTGATCGCGCTGCCTTTCGCGATCATCGCGACCTCCGCTCTGGTGCTGGGCTCTGATATCGTCGTCTACCGCTTTTACCGCCGTGCCAAAGCGAAACCGATCATCCTGATGATCGCCTCGATCGGCGTCATGTTCGTGATGAATGGCCTGGTGCGGATGATCCTCGGCACACGTGAGATTCAATTTGCCGATGGCGAGCGCTTCCTGCTGCCGCCCGCCACCTTCCGCGCCGCGACCGGTCTGGCCGAGCCCCTGGCGATCCGCACTTCCCAGGCAGTTTCCGTGATCGTGGCGGTGATCTGCGTTGTGGCGCTGTTCTGGTTTCTGAACCGCACCCGCACCGGCAAGTCGATGCGGGCCTTTTCCGACAATGAAGATCTGGCGCTTCTGTCCGGGATCAACCCGGACCGCGTGGTGACGGTGACCTGGATCATCGCGGCGGCGCTGGCGACCATTGCCGGGACGCTTTACGGGCTTGATAAAAACTACCGTGTCTTCGTCTATTTCGGGATGCTGCTGCCGATCTTCGCAAGCGCCATTGTCGGCGGGCTCGGCTCGCCCATCGGCGCGATCATCGGCGGCTTTGTCATCGCTTTTTCGGAAATCCTGATCACCAACGCCTGGAGCAAGATCCTCGGCTATCTGATGCCGGAGGGCTGGCTCGGAGACGGGCTCTACCAGGCGCTCTCGACCGATTACAAAGTGGCGGTGAGTTTCGTGATCCTGATCATCGTACTTCTGGTG contains these protein-coding regions:
- a CDS encoding branched-chain amino acid ABC transporter permease, with the translated sequence MDILNAFVAFANFILVPGLTYGSQLALGALGVSLVFAVLRFSNFAHGDTMALGTVMAILFTWMLQSWGVSAGPLPTALIALPFAIIATSALVLGSDIVVYRFYRRAKAKPIILMIASIGVMFVMNGLVRMILGTREIQFADGERFLLPPATFRAATGLAEPLAIRTSQAVSVIVAVICVVALFWFLNRTRTGKSMRAFSDNEDLALLSGINPDRVVTVTWIIAAALATIAGTLYGLDKNYRVFVYFGMLLPIFASAIVGGLGSPIGAIIGGFVIAFSEILITNAWSKILGYLMPEGWLGDGLYQALSTDYKVAVSFVILIIVLLVKPNGIMGSK